A single genomic interval of candidate division TA06 bacterium harbors:
- a CDS encoding carboxypeptidase regulatory-like domain-containing protein: MNKTKISTLLLVLGLLSGLGCGPDAKRDNPLDPVNGRGVWGTVRNSKASPVPGAVVTAGPVNINTVCDAQGGYQLELPGGERYILAVRHPQYYDAADTIDVPSDGKLEYDFIITGKPSLSNPRVNTYVIAHENGQLDRGLVLECLGTHPEGQASLDAYLFYAMVEGKTYPADSSKPDVSVKKYAWDLNLELIYGTIYDPESLAAWIIGKTVTFSIEPGEGLAPRQATVPLFSPVPTSLVPNNGAALALPGNLSWTNAQASGVDITIEIWQGTQKYWSLTTANVSNVQCTATLAAGVYLWLVRATDGDGNSAAVEATFTIP; the protein is encoded by the coding sequence ATGAATAAAACAAAAATATCAACATTGCTATTGGTTCTGGGCCTGTTGTCCGGATTGGGCTGCGGGCCGGATGCCAAACGTGATAACCCGCTTGATCCGGTCAACGGCCGGGGGGTTTGGGGCACGGTCCGTAATTCCAAAGCATCACCGGTGCCGGGAGCGGTGGTCACCGCCGGGCCGGTCAACATCAACACAGTTTGCGACGCCCAGGGGGGCTATCAGCTGGAATTGCCGGGAGGGGAAAGATATATCCTTGCCGTCCGTCATCCCCAGTATTACGACGCTGCGGACACCATAGATGTTCCATCCGACGGGAAACTGGAATATGATTTCATAATAACTGGAAAACCGTCACTGTCCAACCCCAGGGTTAACACCTATGTGATAGCACATGAAAACGGCCAATTGGACAGAGGGCTTGTACTGGAATGCCTGGGAACCCATCCCGAGGGGCAGGCCTCTTTGGATGCGTATTTGTTCTATGCCATGGTGGAAGGCAAAACTTATCCGGCCGATAGCAGCAAGCCGGATGTTTCCGTCAAAAAATATGCCTGGGATCTGAATCTGGAGTTGATTTATGGGACCATATACGATCCTGAATCATTGGCCGCTTGGATAATAGGAAAGACCGTAACTTTTTCCATAGAACCTGGCGAGGGTCTGGCCCCACGTCAGGCCACGGTCCCGTTGTTCAGTCCCGTTCCGACAAGCCTTGTACCCAATAATGGAGCAGCTTTGGCTTTGCCCGGTAATTTGAGTTGGACCAACGCCCAAGCCAGCGGAGTAGACATCACTATAGAGATCTGGCAGGGCACTCAGAAATATTGGTCTTTAACAACAGCTAACGTATCCAATGTACAATGCACGGCCACACTTGCCGCCGGCGTTTACCTCTGGCTGGTAAGGGCCACCGACGGCGATGGGAATTCCGCCGCCGTCGAAGCTACTTTCACCATACCTTAA